GATGCTAGAATAGGTACTGAAATCCCGGGTGGGACTTTGTAGAAACGTATacatttaaataataatacaagTGTTTAACAAAAGGTGAGTTGTATCATAGTAACATTAGTAGAGGATGGCTATGATTAACACTAAGAAGAGGCTAGGGCTATAGCCCTAATCTACATGCAGTATAATACTATGCACTCTATGAGGCTTTGTGTCAGAAAAAAACCATACAACAGACAAACAACAGTGACAGTCTctcatttttttcttctcgCGCACAAccaaggaaaagaaaaaaaaatttcaaattttgcTTTTAGTTGAAAGAGAGGTTTTTAGAAGAAGTTCTTTTATCATAGACCATATAGAAACTAATCAAAGATGCCTCCAAAATTTGATCCAAATGAAGTTAAATTCCTTTACTTAAGAGCTGTTGGTGGTGAAGTTGGTGCTTCATCTGCTTTAGCTCCAAAGATTGGTCCATTAGGTTTATCCCCAAAGAAAGTTGGTGAAGATATTGCCAAAGCCACCAAAGAATACAAAGGTATTAAAGTTACTGTTCAATTGAGAATTCAAAACAGACAAGCTACTGCTTCTGTTGTTCCATCCGCTTCATCTTTAGTCATCACCGCTTTGAAAGAACCAGTCAGAGACagaaagaaggaaaagaaCGTCAAACACTCTGGTAACATTCCATTAGATGAAATCTTTGAAATTGCCAGAAAAATGCAACACAAATCATTCGGTAAGAATTTGGCATCTGTCTCCAAGGAAATCTTGGGTACTGCTCAATCTGTTGGTTGTAGAGTTGATGGTAAGAACCCTCATGACATCATTGACGCCATCAACGCTGGTGAAATTGATGTTCCAGAAAACTAGATGGTGAAGTTGTTACATTATATTTGCTTAAATCATTCTgtacaaaaaagaaaaatgtgTTTTAATAGggtttttaattgatatttaaCGAttacttttgaaaaaaaaaagagacaAAGAGATGACAATCAATTTGTATGGGAAATGTGGATTCATATATTTGCATGACCATTCAAGCTGTAagtctttcttttctctctGAATCTTTATTGGATTACTTGcaatttggaaattagAGTTAATGGATATATGTGAAAAcgaaagaagaaaaactGAAAGAttagaaaaacaaaaacaaataaactaCACTGTTTGCCAACACTCTGGTGCCAAATCGCTAATTGATACAATATATTTGTAACTTTCAGTGCCATATTTGGTTCCTATTTTGGTGCAAACTAGAATAATCAGCTTACTACTCACCATTGTACACCAATATCTTGATGGGTACATTAGGTCCATTTTACTAGCTCACATtctatctttttttttggaatttttttttttagtttttgttttcacaATCAAATATATCTGTTACTTGAAATTCATTGCTTGATTATCCAATTAATGTAGTTAATATCTCTGATGTAAGCTGTGCATGGTATGAACCAGTATGTCAACTGGAAAGTTCACGtgcaaatttttttttctggtttGTTTGTCCAGATGTTGCCTTTCTCCCCCTTCTCCTCCTTTTAGGGCAACAAAAAATCGAAGACAGtgaaagagagaaagaaacaTAACCAACATCTCCTCCACCAACACCACAATTaacaccaacaaaaaaaaataacgaTCTCTATCAACATAAACAATCaactttatttattatttcccAGTTGAATTTATTCCTTTTTCTTCGTTTCGTTTCGTTTTGTTGCTTTTCTATTTCCACTTTATATTACATTGTACAACCTTATTGATTGATAgatcaacaaatacaatAGATTATCCCACAGTGTCACCTTAACATACCTTGATACGATAAgcaaaacaaatcaaaaaatatgTCAGATAGCGTTGGTATGTGATAAtctttattaaatataCATTGTTTGGTGTATTTTTTACTAACCAAAAGTTTGCTTTTTAGACCGTGTGTTTGTGAAAGCAATTGCAACTATTAGAGCGTTATCGTCTCGCTCAAACTATGGATCATTACCCCGACCTCCAGCTGAAAATAGAATCAAATTATATGGATTATACAAACAAGCAACAGAAGGTGATGTGGATGGAGTTATGCCTCGTCCAGTTGGATTTACAGCAGAAGATGAAGGtgccaaaaagaaatgggATGCATGGAAACGTGAACAAGGGTTGAGCAAAACTGAGGCGAAAAAGAGGTATGTTTCATATCTTATTGAAACCATGAGAGTTTATGCCAGTGGAACTCTGGAAGCACgagaattattaaatgaattggaaTATTTATGGGAACAGATTAAAGATTTACCTAGTAGTGATGAAGAAACTGACCATCATCATATACCGTTACCTTCAAGATCCCCCACATTTAGTCAAACTGACAGATTTTCCAATAGAACCCCTAGTATAACTGGAGCAAGAACTACTGGCACTAGCAATTTGAATAACATCTATTCCCACTCGAGGAGAAATACTACATTATCTTTGAACGAATATgtccaacaacaaagaatgCAACACCAAAATCAGCAACAGCTACATGATACTACGTCTCAACCAGGAGCTCCTGTTGGAGGCGGCGGCGGTGGGGGCGGGTCTATATATTCATTACCTGGAAGAATGGGAGCTAACAATGTTATTGAggatttcaaaaattggcAAAGTGAAGTTAATATGGTCATAAACAAGTTAACAAGAGAGTTTGTCAACTCTAGACGAGAAGTTCAAGGGAATGAAAATGGCGATCCATCTACAGGAGATAgagatgaagaattggatgATGTTGAGATCATCAAACGAAGAATAATtcatattttgaaatttgtgGGTTGGAATGCGTTGAAATTTCTTAAGAATTTCGCAGTTAGTTTAATTACGTTTATGTTCATTGTTTGGTGTATTAAAAAGAATGTTCATGTGGAAAGAACATACGTGAaacaaccaacaaataatgctaataaactgaaaaaggaattaattattaacaTGGTTTTAAATACCgatgaaaataaatggTTCATTAGATTATTAGGTTTTATTAATAGATTTATT
The sequence above is a segment of the Candida albicans SC5314 chromosome 3, complete sequence genome. Coding sequences within it:
- the RPL12 gene encoding 60S ribosomal protein uL11 (Ribosomal protein L12, 60S ribosomal subunit; downregulated by human whole blood or polymorphonuclear cells; genes encoding cytoplasmic ribosomal subunits are downregulated upon phagocytosis by macrophage; Tbf1p-activated; Hap43p-induced), with translation MPPKFDPNEVKFLYLRAVGGEVGASSALAPKIGPLGLSPKKVGEDIAKATKEYKGIKVTVQLRIQNRQATASVVPSASSLVITALKEPVRDRKKEKNVKHSGNIPLDEIFEIARKMQHKSFGKNLASVSKEILGTAQSVGCRVDGKNPHDIIDAINAGEIDVPEN
- a CDS encoding uncharacterized protein (Has domain(s) with predicted fatty-acyl-CoA binding activity) codes for the protein MSDSVDRVFVKAIATIRALSSRSNYGSLPRPPAENRIKLYGLYKQATEGDVDGVMPRPVGFTAEDEGAKKKWDAWKREQGLSKTEAKKRYVSYLIETMRVYASGTSEARELLNELEYLWEQIKDLPSSDEETDHHHIPLPSRSPTFSQTDRFSNRTPSITGARTTGTSNLNNIYSHSRRNTTLSLNEYVQQQRMQHQNQQQLHDTTSQPGAPVGGGGGGGGSIYSLPGRMGANNVIEDFKNWQSEVNMVINKLTREFVNSRREVQGNENGDPSTGDRDEELDDVEIIKRRIIHILKFVGWNALKFLKNFAVSLITFMFIVWCIKKNVHVERTYVKQPTNNANKSKKELIINMVLNTDENKWFIRLLGFINRFIGFV